In the genome of Noviherbaspirillum saxi, the window TGCGAACTGGCCGGCTGCGCGCTGATCGGCGGCGAAACCGCCGAAATGCCGAGCATGTATCCGGATGGCGAATATGATCTGGCCGGTTTTGCGGTCGGCGCGGTAGAAAAGTCGAAGCTGATCGATGGCAGCAAGATCGTACCCGGCGATGTGGTCCTGGGCCTGGCTTCGTCGGGTGCGCATTCGAATGGCTATTCGCTGGTCCGCAAGATCATTTCCGTCGCCCAGCCCGACCTGAATGCCGACTTCCACGGCCGTCGCCTGGCCGACGTGCTCCTCGAACCGACACATATCTATGTCAAGCCATTGCTGGCGCTGATGCAATCCCTGGAAGTCAAGGGCATGGCGCATATCACCGGCGGCGGACTGGTGGAAAACGTGCCGCGCGTATTGCGTGACAATCTGACAGCGGTATTGCAGCGCGATGCATGGACGATGCCCCCCTTGTTCACCTGGCTGCAGCAGCATGGCAACGTGGCCGACGCGGAAATGCACCGCGTATTCAATTGCGGCATCGGCATGATTGTCATTGTGTCCAAGGAAAACGCCGACGCGGCGATCGCACAGTTGCAGGCCGCCGGCGAAACCGTCAGCCGGATCGGCGAAATCCGTGAACGCCAAGGCCAGGAAGCACAGACCATCGTGCTGTAATTGCAGGCATCAAGGCTTGAAAAGAAAAGGCGCCAATCGGCGCCTTTTCTTTTGGAGAGTCTTCAGTGCTGTTGTCGCGGCCGATTCTGCTCGGCCAAAGTCTGCAGCGGCGCCGGATCGGCATTCGGCGCGGCGATGGCGGCCGGTGGCGCGACACGAACCGGCTGGCTGCGCGACTCCATGGTGGAAAGCGCATTCGGCGACGTATCGGTCGCCGCATTCCATACCGGGTCGTCAATACCTTCGAAAACCGCCTTGAGCTGTTTGCCCCAGGTGGTGCGAATCATGTGGAAATACTGGTTCTTTTCATCGATTGTCACAAAGCGGGTCACGGAAAACTTGTCCGCCTCGTAGATCAGCAGATCCAGTGGTAGTCCGACCGAGACGTTCGAGCGCAGTGTCGAATCCATGGAAATCAGCGCGCATTTCGCCGCTTCATCGAGCGGCGTGGTGGTACTGATCACGCGATCGATGATGGGCTTGCCGTATTTGGCTTCGCCGATCTGAAAATAGGTATTTTCGTTATGCGATTCGATGAAATTGCCGGCCGAGTACACTTGGAACAGGCGGCAGCGCTCGCCCTTGATCTGGCCGCCGAAAATCAGGCTGACATTGAAGTCGATGCCGAATTCGCGCAATGACTTGGCATCCCGTTCATAGACGGTTCGCACCGCTTCGCCAACGATCTGTGCCGCTTCATCCATGGTCGACGCGGTCCAGATGCTTCTGCCGCCGACAGCGCTGCGATCCGCGATGATCTGGCGCACCGATTGCGAAATGGACAAGTTCCCGGCGCTCATCAGCACCAGCATACGGTCGCCGGGGTTTTCAAACACCGTCATCTTGCGGAAGGTGCTCACTTGGTCCACGCCCGCATTGGTACGGGAATCGGACAGGAAAACCAGCCCCGCTTCGAGGCGCATGGCGACGCAGTAAGTCATGATTGCAATACGGAATGCAAAATCCAAATTCTACAGGAAGCATTCTGCCTTCCCCGTGGAATCCGGATTCACTCCCTAATTTTTTGCTGCTTACGACATCGTAGCCACGGTTGGTAATACCAATCCTGACCCATAACGTGACAAATGAAATCGATGGATTTTTTCGTCTGGCAAGGCGCACTCGTCGTCAATAGCAGTGCTATTGACGACGAGTGCAACGCAGGCAGGCGGAAAAAGACGCGATTTCATGTCACGTTATGGGTCAGGATTGGTATAAGACCTCAACCCGGACACTGAGCGATTCATTGCCGCCGCCGCGCCGCACGCCACGGATCGGCGCCGCCGAATCATAGTCTCGCCCGATGCCAAGCCGACAATGCGATGCATCTGTGAAGCGCGCATGCGTCACATCGATGCTTACCCATCCGGAAAACCCGTCTTCATCTACCCACACATCGACCCAGGCATGGCTTTCCGCATGTGACGAGTCGCCGGGATCGATGTAGCCGGATACATAACGGGCAGGAATGCCGTGCACGTGGCAGCAGGCCAGGAAAAGATGGGCGTGGTCCTGGCAGACGCCTTGTTTCAGACGCAAGGCTTCTGCCGCGGTCGAGGTCACCACGGTGGCTCCGGTCTGATACAGCACCGCATCCTGGATGGCATCGGCAAGTTCGAGCAACAGCATGCTGTTTGCGCCTGCACCGGTCCGCAAGCGCGTATGCGCAAATTCCGTCAGCGCCGCATCGGCTTCCGTCAGGCGGGTCGGCACCGTAAATACCAGCGGCGAGAAATCGACCGGTGTCGCAAGCCGGCCGCGATCCAGCGCGGCAACGTCAACCGTGCCGGACGCGACGATACGCACTTCATCATGCCGGCCGCAGATGGTCAGCATATGGCATCGATTGCCGAAAGCGTCTGCGAAGTCGTGCATCCGGCCGGTGCTGCTGATGTTCCAGGACAGCAGGCGCTGATGCGGTTCCACGCGCGGTGTCAGCCGCAGCTGCTGAATGGTGTAATTGAGCGGCGCCGTGTAGTGGTACACCGTCTCATGGCGTATGGAAAGTGGCATGGTCAGGCGGCCAGCGGAACGAGGAAATCGCGGCTGACACGATTGCCCAATTCGTACACGCGCTCCAGAAATTGCGTCAGATAATCATGCAGGCCTGCTTTCAGGATTTCCTGAATATTGCCGAACTTCAGTTCTGCATGCAGGCGTCCGGCAAACCGCTCGGTATCGGACGATACATCGTTGTGAACATGCTGCAGATTGTTGACGACTTCTTCCAGGCAGGCGAGCAGCGAACGCGGCATATCGCCGCGCAGCATCAGCAGTTCGGCTACGCGCTCGGGTGTGATCACGTCACGGTATACCTTGCGGTAAATTTCAAAGGCCGAGACAGAGCGCAGGATCGCTGCCCAATAATAAAAATCCCGTTGCGCTTCTTCTTCTGGATGCGCATCGGTTTCGGTGGTCGACTGGGTGCCGTGAAACTTGACATCGAGAATACGCGCCGTGTTGTCGGCCCTTTCAAGAAAGGTGCCGAGCCGGATGAAATAAAAGGCCTCGTCCTTGAGCATGGTGCCTATCGTCACGCCGCGCGACAGGTGCGAGCGATATTTCACCCATTCAAAGAACTGGCTCGGGTCGTTTTCCAGCCAGCCGTTGCGCAGTTTGCTCTGCAGGTCGAGATAAGTGGCGTTCTGGGTTTCCCAGACTTCGGTGGTCAGCGTGCCGCGCACCGCGCGCGCATTTTCCCGGGCCTGGGTCAGGCATGAAACGATGGATGAAGGATTGTCCGGATCGCGCACCATGAAGTCGAGCACGTCCTTTGGCGTGAGCAATCCGTATTTGTGGTCGAATTCACTCAGCAATTCAGAAATGCCGAGCATGGCGCGCCAGCCCTGTTCAGCCGCTTCGGCCGATTGCGGCAGCAGCGCGGTCTGCACATTCACGTCCAGCATGCGTGCGGTGTTTTCCGCACGTTCGGTATAGCGGGCCATCCAGAATAAATGGTCTGCGGTGCGACTCAGCATGTCATCTCTCCAAAACCCAGGTGTCCTTGGTGCCGCCGCCTTGTGACGAATTGACCACCAGCGAGCCTTCGTTCAAGGCCACGCGGGTCAGGCCTCCCTTGACCATGGATACGGTTTTTCCTGATAGCACGAAAGGGCGCAGGTCGATATGGCGCGGCGCGATGCCGGCATCGACATAGGTAGGGCAGGCCGACAAGGCCAGCGTCGGCTGTGCGATGTAACCGTCCGGCTTGGCAAGCAGGCGCTGCCGGAACGCTTCGATTTCCGCCTTGGTCGATGCCGGTCCGACCAGCATGCCGTAGCCGCCTGCGCCATGGACTTCCTTGACGACCAGTTCCGGCAGATTGTCCAGCGTGTACTGCAGGTCTTCCTGCTTGCGACACTGGTAGGTCGGCACATTGTTCAGGATGGGATCTTCCGACAGATAGAACTTGATCATGTTCGGCACGTAGGGATAGATCGACTTGTCATCGGCCACGCCGGTACCAATCGCATTGGCCAGCGTGACCCGTCCGGCGCGATATACCGACAGCAGTCCCGGCACGCCCAGCGATGAATCGGGGCGGAAGGCAAGCGGATCGAGGAAGTCGTCATCGATGCGCCGATAGATCACATCGATGCGCTTCGGACCGCGCGTGGTGCGCATGTAGACTGCATTATCGTCGACGAACAAGTCCTTGCCTTCCACCAGTTCAACGCCCATTTGCTGCGCCAGGAAGGCATGCTCGAAATAGGCCGAGTTGTACATGCCTGGCGTCATGACCACGACGGTTGGATCTGACACGCCGACCGGCGCGACCGAACGCAGGTTATCCAGCAGCATGTCCGGATAGTGCGCGACCGGCGCGATCTTGTAATGCGCGAACAGTTCGGGGAAGAGGCGCATCATCATCTTGCGGTCTTCCAGCATGTACGACACGCCGGACGGCACGCGCAGGTTATCTTCCAGCACGTAGAACTCGCCTTCGCCAGCACGCACGATATCGACGCCGGCAATGTGCGCATAGATGTCGGACACCACCGAAATACCCTGCATCTCGGGGCGGTATTGGGCATTGCGGAAAATCTGCTCGGCCGGTACCACCCCCGCCTTCACGATATTCTGATCATGATAGATATCGTGAATAAACATATTCAACGCCTTGACGCGTTGCACCAGGCCGGCTTCCAGCTGTGCCCATTCCTTGGCCGGAATGATGCGCGGGATGATGTCGAAAGGGATCAGCCGCTCGGTGCCGGCGTCGTTTCCATAGACCGCAAACGTGATGCCCACCCGGCGGAATATGAAGTCGGCTTCGGTACGCTTGCGGTCTATGACCTCCGGCGGCTGCGTCGACAGCCAGTCCTGGAAGCGCCGGTAGTGGGTTCGGACAGAAGCTTCGTCCGCATACATCTCGTCGAAAAAGTTCGGCATGGCTTTGCTTGGATGGTTATGCAATCAGCTTAGCGCAGACGTTGCCGTCCGCGCTGAGTTTGATCATGGTTAATGCCAGAAACGTGCCAGTAAGGAAGTTTCCGCTGCTTTTCCGTGCGTGACCGACCTTGTTATGGCAAGCGGATATGGTCGACCAAGGCTTCGGTGCGCCGGTCCGGTGCGGCGGTGCACAGGCTGGCCAGCGCGATAGCCAGGAAGCCGGCAGGCACGCCGAACACGCCGGCGGAGATCGGGGCGATCCCGAACCACTGATTCAAGGATGAGCCGCCGAGTGCCGGATAGGTGCGGATCATGTAATACACGCATACGGCAAACCCGACCAGCATGCCGGCGATTGCACCCTGCTGGTTCGCCCGTTTCCAGAAAACGCCCAAAACCAGGGCGGGGAACAAGGTGGATGAAGCAAGCGAGAAGGCAGCGCCCACCATGGACAGGATATCGCCGGGCTTCAGCGAAGCTGCATAGGCGGCGATCAGCGCCACGACCAGCAACAGCAGTTTCGAGATCGTCACACGCTTCTGGGTGGATGCCGTCGGATCCACCGTCTTGTAATAAATGTCGTGCGACAGAGCATTCGAAATGGTCAGAAGCAGTCCGTCGGCAGTCGACAACGCGGCTGCCAGCCCGCCGGCCGCCACCAGTCCTGAAATCACGTAAGGCAGGCCGGCGATCTCGGGCGTCGCCAGCACCACGATATCGCCATCCATCACGATCTCGGCCAATTGCACGATGCCGTCACGGTTCATGTCGGTGATGGTGACAAGCGGATTGATCTTGTCCACGCTCGCCCAGTAGGACACCCAGGACGGCAGTTTGGAGAAGGGAGTGCCAACCAGCGAAGTGTAGATATCGTATTTCACCAGCACCGCCAGCGCCGGCACCGTGATGTACAGCAGCATGATGAAGAACAGCGTCCAGAATACCGATTTTCGTGCCTGCCGCACCGTGGGCGTCGTATAGAAACGCACCAGAATATGGGGCAGGGCGGCCGTTCCCATCATCAGGCACAGGACCAGCGCCAGGAAGTTGTTGCGCTTGGTATCGGATGCTTTCTGGGTCTTTCCGGGAAAGGGCGTTTCATGGGCGACCACTGGTTCCGAGCGCGCCAAGTTGTAGGCCTTTGCTTCGCGCCATTTGCGTTCGGCCTCGGCCACATCACGGGGATACGCCGCCAGCGTTCTGCCGGCGGCCTTTATTTCGATCAGCGACGCATTGCTGCGCTTGAGATCCTCGACATGGTGCTGCATGTCGACCAGGCCGTCTTCCCATGATTTGGGCAGGTTCTTCAGGCGATTGTCATATTCGGCCGCGCGTTGACGGAAGATATCGCGCACCTGCTGTTCCATCGGGTCGCTGTTGAGTTCCTTTTCGCGTTCGCTGAGCTTGGAAAGCGCGGAGCCATAGGCCAACTGCGGAATCGGGACGTTGGTATGCTTGACCGACAGCCACATCACCGGAATCATGTAGGCAATGATGATGATGATGTACTGCGCGACCTGGGTCCATGTGATCGCCCGCATGCCACCCAGAAAGGAGCACACCAGGATACTCGCCAGGCCGAGGAAGATGCCCACCGAAAAATCGACCCCGGTAAAGCGCGAAGTAATCAGGCCGACACCATAGATTTGCGCAACCACATAGGTAAACGACACTACCACGGTTGCAATGACTGCAAGCACGCGCACGATATTGCCGCTATAGCGCCCGGTGTAACGCGCCGCGAGAAAGTCCGGAATGGTGTATTGCCCGAACTTGTTGAGGAAGGGGGCAATCAACAGCGCCACCAGACAATAGCCGCCGGTCCAGCCCAGGATGTACGCCAGCCCGTCGAAACCCATGACGTACAGGCCGCCCGCCAGACTGATGAAGCTGGCTGCCGACATCCAGTCTGCGGCGGTTGCCATGCCATTGAATAATGGCGGCACGCGTCTTCCCGCCACATAGTATTCGGAAACATCCGAGGTGCGGCTGATCACCCCGATCCCGGCATACAGCACGATGGTCGAGAACATGAACATGTAGCCTATCCACGCACGCGGAAACCCTTCTTTCTCGAGGATGGCCAAGGCGATCAGGAATACGATGAAGCCGAGCGTGTACCAGCTGTAATAGATAGAGAGGCGGCGTGAAAACGATTTATTCGGCATCGGCAGGCTCATCGTCAAGCAGCCGGTCGAGGCGGCTCATGTGTTGCATATAAACGGCGACAATCACTAGGTACAACACCGTCAAGCCCTGGCCTGCCATATAAAAGGAAAATGGCCAGCCCAGGATGGTAAAGCCGGATAGTTCGCGCGCGAAGAAAGTCAACCCGAACGTCATCGAAAACCATATCGCAATCAGCACGCCGGTAAAACGCCGCACGCGGCGCCAATACAGGGCGCGGCGATACAAGACGGTCTGGGCATCCATCAGCCGATATCCTCGATGAAGTCGGGCCGCTGTTCCATGCGCAGGATGACGCGGAACAGGCTGCCCGGACGCTTGGGATCATGGCAATGCGGGTTGTTATAGATTTCGACCGTCGCTCCGTGCTGCTGGGCGATCTCGCGCACGATCGACAAACCGAGGCCGCTGCCCTCGACATTGCTGCCCAGGATGCGATAGAAACGCTCGAAGACGTGGCCGCGCTCGGCCGGTGGAATGCCTGGGCCGGTGTCCTCGACTTCAAGTATCGCCTGCTCTTCGGTCACGTTGGCACGCACGCGTACCGTGACGCTGCCGCCTGCCGGGGTGTACCGCAGCGCATTGTCGATCAGATTACTGAGCAACTCGCGCAGCATTACCGCGTTCCCCGTCACCATGATCGGGTGGCCGGGCTGTTCGAAACCGAGATCGATACGCTGGGTGAAGGATTGCTGCACCCAATCGTGCACGACATTGCGCGCCAGTTCCGACAGTTCCAGCGGCATGAGCGGTTTGGATTCCGGTGTCTCATTTTCCGCGCGTGCCAGGGCCAGCAATTGATTGACCAGGCGTGTCGCCGTTTCCGAGCTTTTTGATAATTGTTCGAGGGAGCGGTGGATTTCATCCGGACGGGTTTCGCGCAACGCCAGCTCGGATTGCATGCGCATGCCGGCCAGAGGCGTCTTCATCTGATGCGCAGCGTCGGCAATGAAGCGCTTCTGCATTTCTATGCTTTGCGATAGGCGCTCAAGCAAGTCGTTGAGCGACCGCACGAGCGGAGAAATTTCTTCCGGCACCTGACCTGATTCGATCGGACTCAAATCATCCGGCCGTCGGGCACGGATGCGTTGCTGCAGTTCCGCCAGCGGCGACAAGCCCCGTGACAGTGCGAACCACACCAGGGCCAAAGCGATGGGCAGGATGATGAACTGCGGCAGGATCACGCCCTTGATGATTTCATTGGCCAGTTGGGCGCGCTTGTCCAGCGTTTCGGCCACCTGTACCAGTGCCACATACGGCTCTCTTGCCTTGGGCGCATTGCGCGAGCGCCTGAGATCGACATACACATAGGCGACCCGCACCTCGGTGCCGCGCATGGTATCGTTGCGCAGCTTCACCGCACCGGTCGGCGGTCGTTCCTCATCGACGGGCAGCGGCAGATCATCGTCGCCGTCGATGAATTCCCCCTTGGGACCGATAATCTGAAAAAAGACATTGTCGATATCATCGGCGCGCAGGATATCGCGCGCGGGGCCCGGCAATTGCGGCACCACTTTGCCGTTGACTTCCTTTACCTGCTGGGCGAGAACGATCACATTGTCGTCAAGCGCGCGGTCGAAAGGATGGTTGGCGATCGATTTGGCGACGAGATAAGTGATGGCAATGCTCATCGGCCACAGCAACAGTAGCGGTACCAGCATCCAGTCGAGGATTTCTCCGAAGAGAGAGCGCTGTATATGCTCTTCCGGTTGGGTCGCAACATCGTCATAGGCCGCGAGCGGAGACAGTTCGGAAGCGGTCGGGCTGCCATCCTCACGCGGGGTGTCGCTCATGAGTCGGATCAGCTTGATGCCGGCGCACCATGTGCCGCAGCATCGGAATATTTCTCAAGGCAATAACCAAGGCCGCGCACCGTCGCGATCCGTACGCCGCCCAATTCGATCTTCTTGCGCAGGCGATGCACATACACTTCGATGGCGTTGTTGCTGACCTCTTCGCCCCACTCGCACAAGTGGTCGACCAGCTGTTCCTTCGATACGAGGCGGCCGGTGCGCTGCAAAAGCACTTCCAGCAGGCCGAGTTCGCGGGCCGACAAGTCCAGCATCTGCTCGTTCATGTAGGCGATACGTCCGACCTGATCGTAGGATAGCGGCCCATGCTTGATGACCGTAGGGCCGCCGCCGGCGCCGCGCCGCGTCAGCGCGCGCACCCGTGCTTCGAGTTCCGACAAGGCAAACGGCTTGGCCATGAAATCATCGGCACCCAAGTCCAGTCCCTTTACCCGCTGTTCGACCGAATCGCCGGCTGTAAGAATGAGCACCGGCAGGTGTGAATTACGTGCGCGCAGCCGGCGCAGCACTTCCAGACCCTGCATTTTCGGCAAGCCAAGATCCAGGATCAGCAAGTCGAAATCTTGGGTGGAGAGTGCGGAATCCGCTTCCAGGCCGTTTTTCACGCAATCGGTCGCATACCCGGATTGCCGCAAGGAGCGAGTGAGGCCATCGGCTAGTACACTGTCGTCTTCGGCAAGAAGGATGCGCATGATAGAAAGAACCGCAATCTAAGATAAGTAAGTCTATTGCCTTTAATCCATGTCGGCAAGGCGGCTGATTC includes:
- the purM gene encoding phosphoribosylformylglycinamidine cyclo-ligase, whose protein sequence is MSSTSNVPLSYRDAGVDIDAGDALVEAIKPFAKRTMREGVLGGIGGFGALFEISKKYKEPVLVSGTDGVGTKLKLAFHLNKHDTVGIDLVAMSVNDILVQGAEPLFFLDYFACGKLDVPSATDVIKGIAKGCELAGCALIGGETAEMPSMYPDGEYDLAGFAVGAVEKSKLIDGSKIVPGDVVLGLASSGAHSNGYSLVRKIISVAQPDLNADFHGRRLADVLLEPTHIYVKPLLALMQSLEVKGMAHITGGGLVENVPRVLRDNLTAVLQRDAWTMPPLFTWLQQHGNVADAEMHRVFNCGIGMIVIVSKENADAAIAQLQAAGETVSRIGEIRERQGQEAQTIVL
- a CDS encoding peptidase, whose translation is MTYCVAMRLEAGLVFLSDSRTNAGVDQVSTFRKMTVFENPGDRMLVLMSAGNLSISQSVRQIIADRSAVGGRSIWTASTMDEAAQIVGEAVRTVYERDAKSLREFGIDFNVSLIFGGQIKGERCRLFQVYSAGNFIESHNENTYFQIGEAKYGKPIIDRVISTTTPLDEAAKCALISMDSTLRSNVSVGLPLDLLIYEADKFSVTRFVTIDEKNQYFHMIRTTWGKQLKAVFEGIDDPVWNAATDTSPNALSTMESRSQPVRVAPPAAIAAPNADPAPLQTLAEQNRPRQQH
- a CDS encoding transglutaminase family protein, with amino-acid sequence MPLSIRHETVYHYTAPLNYTIQQLRLTPRVEPHQRLLSWNISSTGRMHDFADAFGNRCHMLTICGRHDEVRIVASGTVDVAALDRGRLATPVDFSPLVFTVPTRLTEADAALTEFAHTRLRTGAGANSMLLLELADAIQDAVLYQTGATVVTSTAAEALRLKQGVCQDHAHLFLACCHVHGIPARYVSGYIDPGDSSHAESHAWVDVWVDEDGFSGWVSIDVTHARFTDASHCRLGIGRDYDSAAPIRGVRRGGGNESLSVRVEVLYQS
- a CDS encoding alpha-E domain-containing protein; its protein translation is MLSRTADHLFWMARYTERAENTARMLDVNVQTALLPQSAEAAEQGWRAMLGISELLSEFDHKYGLLTPKDVLDFMVRDPDNPSSIVSCLTQARENARAVRGTLTTEVWETQNATYLDLQSKLRNGWLENDPSQFFEWVKYRSHLSRGVTIGTMLKDEAFYFIRLGTFLERADNTARILDVKFHGTQSTTETDAHPEEEAQRDFYYWAAILRSVSAFEIYRKVYRDVITPERVAELLMLRGDMPRSLLACLEEVVNNLQHVHNDVSSDTERFAGRLHAELKFGNIQEILKAGLHDYLTQFLERVYELGNRVSRDFLVPLAA
- a CDS encoding circularly permuted type 2 ATP-grasp protein yields the protein MPNFFDEMYADEASVRTHYRRFQDWLSTQPPEVIDRKRTEADFIFRRVGITFAVYGNDAGTERLIPFDIIPRIIPAKEWAQLEAGLVQRVKALNMFIHDIYHDQNIVKAGVVPAEQIFRNAQYRPEMQGISVVSDIYAHIAGVDIVRAGEGEFYVLEDNLRVPSGVSYMLEDRKMMMRLFPELFAHYKIAPVAHYPDMLLDNLRSVAPVGVSDPTVVVMTPGMYNSAYFEHAFLAQQMGVELVEGKDLFVDDNAVYMRTTRGPKRIDVIYRRIDDDFLDPLAFRPDSSLGVPGLLSVYRAGRVTLANAIGTGVADDKSIYPYVPNMIKFYLSEDPILNNVPTYQCRKQEDLQYTLDNLPELVVKEVHGAGGYGMLVGPASTKAEIEAFRQRLLAKPDGYIAQPTLALSACPTYVDAGIAPRHIDLRPFVLSGKTVSMVKGGLTRVALNEGSLVVNSSQGGGTKDTWVLER
- a CDS encoding sodium:solute symporter family protein is translated as MPNKSFSRRLSIYYSWYTLGFIVFLIALAILEKEGFPRAWIGYMFMFSTIVLYAGIGVISRTSDVSEYYVAGRRVPPLFNGMATAADWMSAASFISLAGGLYVMGFDGLAYILGWTGGYCLVALLIAPFLNKFGQYTIPDFLAARYTGRYSGNIVRVLAVIATVVVSFTYVVAQIYGVGLITSRFTGVDFSVGIFLGLASILVCSFLGGMRAITWTQVAQYIIIIIAYMIPVMWLSVKHTNVPIPQLAYGSALSKLSEREKELNSDPMEQQVRDIFRQRAAEYDNRLKNLPKSWEDGLVDMQHHVEDLKRSNASLIEIKAAGRTLAAYPRDVAEAERKWREAKAYNLARSEPVVAHETPFPGKTQKASDTKRNNFLALVLCLMMGTAALPHILVRFYTTPTVRQARKSVFWTLFFIMLLYITVPALAVLVKYDIYTSLVGTPFSKLPSWVSYWASVDKINPLVTITDMNRDGIVQLAEIVMDGDIVVLATPEIAGLPYVISGLVAAGGLAAALSTADGLLLTISNALSHDIYYKTVDPTASTQKRVTISKLLLLVVALIAAYAASLKPGDILSMVGAAFSLASSTLFPALVLGVFWKRANQQGAIAGMLVGFAVCVYYMIRTYPALGGSSLNQWFGIAPISAGVFGVPAGFLAIALASLCTAAPDRRTEALVDHIRLP
- a CDS encoding DUF4212 domain-containing protein, with the translated sequence MDAQTVLYRRALYWRRVRRFTGVLIAIWFSMTFGLTFFARELSGFTILGWPFSFYMAGQGLTVLYLVIVAVYMQHMSRLDRLLDDEPADAE
- a CDS encoding sensor histidine kinase; translation: MSDTPREDGSPTASELSPLAAYDDVATQPEEHIQRSLFGEILDWMLVPLLLLWPMSIAITYLVAKSIANHPFDRALDDNVIVLAQQVKEVNGKVVPQLPGPARDILRADDIDNVFFQIIGPKGEFIDGDDDLPLPVDEERPPTGAVKLRNDTMRGTEVRVAYVYVDLRRSRNAPKAREPYVALVQVAETLDKRAQLANEIIKGVILPQFIILPIALALVWFALSRGLSPLAELQQRIRARRPDDLSPIESGQVPEEISPLVRSLNDLLERLSQSIEMQKRFIADAAHQMKTPLAGMRMQSELALRETRPDEIHRSLEQLSKSSETATRLVNQLLALARAENETPESKPLMPLELSELARNVVHDWVQQSFTQRIDLGFEQPGHPIMVTGNAVMLRELLSNLIDNALRYTPAGGSVTVRVRANVTEEQAILEVEDTGPGIPPAERGHVFERFYRILGSNVEGSGLGLSIVREIAQQHGATVEIYNNPHCHDPKRPGSLFRVILRMEQRPDFIEDIG
- a CDS encoding response regulator transcription factor encodes the protein MRILLAEDDSVLADGLTRSLRQSGYATDCVKNGLEADSALSTQDFDLLILDLGLPKMQGLEVLRRLRARNSHLPVLILTAGDSVEQRVKGLDLGADDFMAKPFALSELEARVRALTRRGAGGGPTVIKHGPLSYDQVGRIAYMNEQMLDLSARELGLLEVLLQRTGRLVSKEQLVDHLCEWGEEVSNNAIEVYVHRLRKKIELGGVRIATVRGLGYCLEKYSDAAAHGAPASS